One region of Pseudomonas sp. B21-040 genomic DNA includes:
- a CDS encoding hydrolase, with the protein MSHPPERFTPALGLGNPHLQTLWGPLWRKTTHIERERERLWLEDGDFLDLDWHGPHSATSPLVLVLHGLTGSSNSPYVAGVQKALATQGWASVALNWRGCSGEPNLLARSYHSGASEDLAETIRHLRAKRPLAPLYAVGYSLGGNVLLKHLGESGSDSGVVGAVAVSVPFRLDQCADRIGQGFSKVYQAHFMREMLAYIKNKQRQFQHDGREDGLATLAALGSLENMRTFWDFDGRVTAPLNGYIDAEDYYRRASSRYFLGEIRTPTLIIQAADDPFVFPHSLPHADELSACTLLELQAKGGHVGFVEGSFRQPGYYLERRIPQWLAAVGRE; encoded by the coding sequence GTGTCCCATCCGCCAGAACGCTTTACCCCCGCCTTGGGCCTGGGCAACCCGCACTTGCAAACCTTGTGGGGACCGCTTTGGCGCAAAACCACGCATATTGAACGCGAGCGTGAGCGCTTGTGGCTCGAAGACGGCGACTTCCTCGACCTCGACTGGCACGGCCCTCACAGCGCGACATCACCTTTGGTGCTGGTGTTGCACGGCCTGACGGGCTCATCGAACTCACCGTATGTGGCCGGCGTGCAAAAGGCCCTTGCCACCCAAGGCTGGGCCAGTGTCGCGCTGAACTGGCGTGGCTGTTCCGGCGAGCCGAATCTGTTGGCGCGCAGCTACCATTCGGGTGCCAGTGAAGACCTCGCCGAAACCATCAGGCACCTGCGGGCCAAACGTCCGTTGGCGCCGCTGTACGCGGTCGGCTACTCCCTGGGCGGTAATGTCCTGCTTAAACATTTGGGCGAGTCCGGCAGTGACAGCGGCGTGGTCGGCGCAGTGGCGGTCTCGGTGCCGTTCCGTCTCGACCAATGTGCAGATCGCATCGGCCAGGGCTTTTCCAAGGTTTATCAGGCGCACTTCATGCGCGAAATGCTCGCCTACATCAAAAACAAACAGCGCCAGTTCCAGCATGACGGGCGCGAGGATGGCCTGGCGACGCTGGCCGCGTTGGGTTCGCTGGAGAACATGCGCACCTTCTGGGATTTCGATGGCCGGGTCACGGCGCCCTTGAACGGGTATATCGATGCCGAGGATTACTATCGCCGCGCCTCGAGCCGCTATTTCCTTGGGGAAATTCGCACACCGACCCTGATTATTCAGGCGGCCGACGATCCCTTTGTTTTCCCCCACAGCCTGCCCCACGCCGACGAACTGTCGGCCTGCACACTGCTCGAATTACAGGCCAAGGGCGGGCATGTTGGTTTCGTGGAGGGTTCGTTCAGACAACCGGGTTATTACCTGGAACGGCGCATCCCGCAGTGGCTGGCCGCCGTGGGGCGCGAATAG
- a CDS encoding AraC family transcriptional regulator — protein MDADQGESIRFWQTAPLAGVELLSARYIEHRFAPHVHEGYVIGMIMAGAQRYRYRGAEHLAGSGTLVLINPDELHTGHKGTEDGWLYRAFYPDSSQLLSLLAELELPTHHLPAFGATLYRDPDLVKGFCQLHCLLESPSTALQQQTVWREMMLLLLQRHAAVPIAGKPGNEHRAVTRAKDLLHSQLAAPPSLEELAAAVNLSPFHFARVFRRATGMPPHTWLMQQRIARARALLQNGCLPLEVATQLGFADQSHLSRQFKQVYGVGPGAYRSARQSLGK, from the coding sequence ATGGACGCCGATCAGGGCGAGTCGATCCGCTTCTGGCAAACCGCGCCGCTGGCCGGGGTCGAGTTGTTGTCCGCGCGCTACATTGAGCACCGCTTCGCACCCCATGTGCATGAGGGTTATGTGATCGGCATGATCATGGCCGGCGCCCAGCGTTATCGCTATCGCGGAGCCGAACACCTGGCCGGCAGTGGCACGCTGGTATTGATCAACCCGGATGAACTGCACACCGGCCACAAAGGCACGGAGGATGGCTGGTTGTACCGGGCGTTTTATCCGGACAGTAGCCAGTTACTTTCGTTGCTGGCGGAGCTGGAATTGCCGACCCACCACTTGCCGGCATTCGGCGCCACGCTGTATCGCGACCCGGACCTGGTGAAGGGTTTCTGCCAGCTGCATTGTCTGCTGGAAAGTCCATCCACGGCCCTGCAACAGCAAACCGTCTGGCGAGAAATGATGCTGTTATTGCTGCAACGACACGCGGCCGTGCCGATTGCCGGCAAACCCGGCAATGAGCATCGAGCGGTGACGCGGGCCAAGGATTTGCTGCATTCGCAGTTGGCGGCACCACCGTCACTGGAGGAATTGGCGGCGGCGGTGAACCTTTCACCGTTTCACTTTGCCCGGGTGTTCCGCCGAGCCACCGGCATGCCGCCGCACACCTGGCTGATGCAACAACGCATCGCCCGGGCCAGGGCACTGTTACAAAACGGGTGTTTGCCGCTGGAAGTGGCCACGCAATTGGGATTTGCCGACCAGAGTCATCTGAGCCGGCAGTTCAAGCAGGTTTATGGGGTGGGGCCGGGGGCGTATCGCAGTGCCCGGCAATCGCTCGGGAAATGA
- a CDS encoding sulfurtransferase encodes MPIAQLISPQALDLKKEQSGLVILDCRFALEDPDYGQRSYAEGHIAGSSFADLEGDLSGVVVKGVTGRHPLPKPEDLIERLQAWGINADSEVVLYDDGPGAYAARAWWLLAWLGKRDGVFILDGGLKAWHAAGLPLSLDACESKRGTFTGVPDNALTLNAQQLLQRLGQPALTLLDARGLPRFKGEVEPIDPIAGHIPGAQCAAFTDNLGADGRFLPADQLKQRFAAKLADRSPNDLVAYCGSGVTACHNLFALCLAGYPLGTLYAGSWSEWINDPARGVATGE; translated from the coding sequence ATGCCCATTGCGCAACTGATCAGCCCGCAAGCACTGGACCTGAAAAAGGAGCAGTCGGGGCTGGTGATTCTGGATTGTCGTTTTGCCCTCGAAGACCCGGACTATGGCCAGCGTAGCTATGCCGAAGGGCACATCGCCGGGTCGAGCTTTGCCGATCTGGAAGGTGATTTGAGTGGTGTTGTGGTCAAGGGGGTCACCGGGCGTCATCCCTTGCCCAAACCTGAAGACTTGATCGAACGCCTGCAAGCCTGGGGCATCAACGCTGACAGTGAAGTGGTTTTGTATGATGACGGTCCGGGTGCCTACGCAGCACGGGCCTGGTGGTTGCTGGCATGGCTGGGCAAGCGTGATGGCGTGTTCATTCTGGATGGCGGGCTCAAGGCCTGGCACGCGGCGGGGTTGCCGCTGAGCCTGGATGCGTGCGAGAGCAAGCGGGGCACCTTCACCGGTGTGCCGGACAACGCGTTGACCCTGAATGCGCAACAACTTCTGCAACGTCTCGGCCAGCCTGCGCTGACCTTGCTGGATGCCCGTGGCTTGCCGCGTTTCAAAGGCGAAGTTGAGCCTATCGATCCGATTGCCGGGCATATTCCGGGTGCGCAATGTGCAGCCTTTACCGACAACCTTGGCGCCGATGGGCGATTCCTGCCGGCGGATCAGCTCAAGCAGCGTTTTGCCGCAAAACTTGCCGATCGCTCGCCGAACGATCTGGTGGCGTACTGCGGTTCAGGCGTAACGGCGTGCCACAACCTGTTTGCGCTGTGCCTGGCGGGTTATCCGTTGGGGACGTTGTATGCCGGATCGTGGAGCGAGTGGATCAACGATCCTGCGCGGGGCGTTGCTACCGGCGAATAA
- a CDS encoding TetR/AcrR family transcriptional regulator encodes MAPRIKTSERIVQNSLELFNQQGERSISTNHIAAHMEISPGNLYYHFPNKQAIIAVLFSEYESLVDSFLRPPQGRASTVEDKRFYLQELLAAMWRYRFLHRDLEHLLDSDPELAARYRRFSQRCLIHGTHIYAAFVEAGILQMDKVQIESLTLNAWIILTSWVRFLCTTRENSNHLSEQAIKRGVYQVLVLEAGFVTDQSRDAVNALCEEFYVPLAQALEEV; translated from the coding sequence ATGGCCCCTCGGATCAAAACCAGCGAGCGCATCGTGCAGAACAGCCTGGAGCTGTTCAATCAGCAGGGTGAGCGCAGCATCAGCACCAACCACATTGCCGCCCACATGGAAATTTCACCGGGCAACCTGTACTACCACTTCCCCAACAAGCAGGCGATCATCGCCGTGTTGTTCAGTGAGTACGAAAGCCTGGTGGACAGCTTCCTGCGCCCCCCTCAGGGGCGCGCGTCTACGGTCGAGGACAAGCGCTTCTACCTTCAGGAGCTGCTGGCGGCCATGTGGCGCTACCGGTTTTTGCATCGCGACCTCGAGCACTTGCTCGACAGCGATCCCGAACTGGCGGCCCGGTACCGACGGTTTTCCCAGCGCTGCCTGATTCATGGCACGCACATCTACGCGGCCTTCGTCGAGGCCGGCATCCTGCAAATGGACAAGGTTCAGATTGAGTCCCTGACGCTCAATGCGTGGATCATCCTGACGTCCTGGGTGCGGTTCCTGTGCACCACGCGGGAGAATTCCAACCACCTGAGCGAGCAGGCCATCAAACGGGGTGTGTATCAGGTGCTGGTGCTTGAGGCCGGGTTTGTCACGGATCAATCCCGCGACGCGGTCAATGCACTCTGCGAAGAGTTTTATGTGCCGTTGGCCCAGGCACTGGAAGAAGTGTAG
- a CDS encoding coniferyl aldehyde dehydrogenase, with the protein MTADIAYLQSLNQPLEEMQALFDAQRAAYAANPMPPAAQRQQWLKALRDLLSSERQALIEAISQDFSHRSADETLLAELMPSLHGIHYASQHLKGWMKASRRKVGIAFQPAAAKVVYQPLGVVGVIVPWNYPLYLAIGPLVGALSAGNRVMLKLSESTPATGALLKELFARIFPQDLVCVVLGEADVGVAFSRLRFDHLLFTGATSIGKHVMRAAAENLTPVTLELGGKSPAIVSHDVPLKDAAERIAFGKTLNAGQTCVAPDYVLVPEDRVGGFVEAYRQVVRGFYPTLADNPDYTAIINERQLARLSGYVSDATSKGALLIPLFDQGQGRRMSHSLLLNVTDDMTVMQDEIFGPLLPIVPYKHLDEAFAYINQRPRPLALYYFGYDKREQNRVLHETHSGGVCLNDTLLHVAQDDMPFGGIGASGMGHYHGHEGFMTFSKAKGVLIKQRFNAAKLIYPPYGKSIQKLIQKLFIR; encoded by the coding sequence ATGACTGCTGACATCGCCTACCTCCAGAGCTTGAATCAGCCTCTGGAAGAAATGCAGGCACTGTTCGACGCGCAACGCGCAGCTTACGCCGCCAACCCGATGCCGCCTGCTGCCCAGCGCCAGCAATGGCTGAAGGCCCTGCGCGATCTGTTGAGCAGCGAACGTCAGGCCTTGATCGAGGCTATCAGCCAGGATTTCAGCCACCGCAGCGCCGACGAAACCCTGCTCGCTGAACTGATGCCCAGCCTTCACGGCATCCATTACGCCAGCCAGCACCTCAAGGGCTGGATGAAGGCCTCGCGACGTAAAGTGGGCATCGCTTTCCAGCCCGCGGCGGCCAAAGTGGTGTACCAACCGCTGGGCGTGGTGGGTGTGATCGTGCCCTGGAACTACCCGTTGTACCTGGCCATCGGTCCATTGGTAGGCGCGCTGTCGGCCGGTAACCGAGTGATGCTCAAACTCAGCGAATCAACCCCCGCCACCGGCGCACTGCTCAAGGAACTGTTCGCCCGGATCTTCCCTCAGGACCTGGTCTGCGTGGTGCTGGGCGAAGCCGATGTCGGCGTCGCATTCTCCCGCCTGCGTTTCGATCACCTGCTGTTCACCGGTGCCACCAGCATCGGCAAACACGTGATGCGTGCGGCGGCCGAGAACCTCACCCCGGTCACCTTGGAACTCGGCGGCAAGTCCCCGGCCATCGTGTCCCACGACGTGCCCCTCAAAGACGCCGCCGAACGCATCGCCTTCGGCAAAACCCTGAACGCCGGGCAAACCTGCGTGGCCCCGGACTACGTACTGGTGCCGGAAGACCGCGTGGGCGGGTTTGTCGAAGCCTATCGCCAGGTGGTTCGCGGTTTTTATCCGACACTGGCTGACAACCCGGACTACACCGCCATCATCAACGAGCGGCAACTGGCGCGCCTCAGCGGCTACGTCAGCGATGCCACCAGCAAAGGTGCGCTGCTGATCCCGCTGTTCGATCAAGGTCAGGGCCGTCGCATGAGCCACAGCCTGCTGCTCAATGTCACCGACGACATGACGGTGATGCAGGACGAAATCTTCGGCCCGCTGCTGCCGATCGTGCCGTACAAGCATCTGGACGAGGCGTTTGCCTACATCAACCAACGCCCTCGCCCACTGGCGCTGTACTACTTCGGCTACGACAAGCGTGAACAAAACCGTGTGCTCCACGAAACCCATTCCGGCGGGGTTTGCCTCAATGACACCCTGCTCCATGTCGCCCAAGACGACATGCCGTTTGGCGGTATCGGCGCTTCGGGCATGGGCCATTACCACGGCCACGAAGGCTTCATGACCTTCAGCAAGGCGAAAGGTGTACTGATCAAGCAGCGGTTCAACGCGGCAAAACTGATCTACCCGCCGTACGGAAAGTCCATTCAAAAACTGATCCAGAAACTGTTCATCCGCTAA
- a CDS encoding twin-arginine translocation pathway signal protein, with product MSPSLTDTPALSRRGLLKFSLGATAFLATAGLGASLSGCSSSVAANGFVILRSGDLLFLRALIPVMLEGSVAAGKMPASVDETLHCLDNALNHLSPEMLKLTQQLFDVLGMTVTRGPLTGIWGSWENASSEEIRHFLDRWENSSLSLLRMGHSSLLQLVMMAWYSRAESWVHCGYPGPPAV from the coding sequence ATGAGCCCAAGCCTGACCGATACACCCGCGCTGTCACGGCGCGGCCTGCTGAAATTCAGCCTCGGCGCCACCGCCTTTCTCGCCACCGCCGGACTGGGTGCGAGCCTCAGCGGCTGCTCGTCGAGTGTTGCGGCGAACGGCTTCGTGATCCTGCGCAGCGGCGATCTGCTGTTTTTGCGCGCACTGATCCCGGTGATGCTCGAGGGCAGCGTCGCCGCCGGGAAGATGCCGGCATCGGTCGACGAGACCTTGCACTGCCTGGATAACGCCTTGAATCACCTGTCGCCGGAAATGCTCAAGCTGACCCAGCAATTGTTCGATGTGCTGGGAATGACGGTGACGCGCGGCCCGCTGACCGGCATCTGGGGCAGTTGGGAAAACGCCAGCAGCGAAGAGATCCGGCATTTTCTCGATCGTTGGGAAAACAGTTCATTGAGCTTGTTGCGCATGGGGCATAGCTCATTGCTGCAACTGGTGATGATGGCGTGGTACAGCCGGGCGGAGTCGTGGGTGCATTGCGGATATCCCGGGCCGCCTGCCGTTTGA
- a CDS encoding GMC family oxidoreductase: protein MPVPDPFREGLSRGWKTYNGSQLTQDLTLEADVAIIGSGAGGGTTAEILSAAGYKVLLIEEGPLKTSSDFKMLEDQAYTSLYQEGIGRMSKDGAITILQGRAVGGTTLINWTSSFRTPTPTLEHWAKEHDVKGHSPAEMAPWFEKMEQRLGVAPWRVPPNANNDVIRKGCEKLGYSWHVIPRNVRGCWNLGYCGMGCPTNAKQSMLVTTIPATLEKGGELLYLARAQQLSIKDGKVTGLQCVAMDDRCVAPAGRTITVKARHFVLAGGGINSPALLLRSDAPDPHKRLGKRTFLHLVNMSAALFDEVVNPFYGAPQSIYSDHFQWQDGTTGKMSYKLEVPPLHPALATTLLGGFGTENAQHMEHLPHTHAMLALLRDGFHPESTGGSVELRGDNTPVLDYQVSPYAWEGLRRAFHSMAEIQFAGGASAVMPMHADARYVKTLAEARTLIDGLSLELYRTRLGSAHVMGGCAMGEDPKNAVTDSLGRHHQLSNLSIHDGSLFPTSIGANPQLSVYGLTAQLATSLAERLKNP from the coding sequence ATGCCTGTACCCGATCCGTTCCGAGAAGGCCTGTCCCGTGGCTGGAAAACCTACAATGGCTCGCAACTGACCCAAGACCTGACCCTCGAAGCGGATGTGGCGATCATCGGCAGCGGTGCCGGCGGTGGTACCACGGCTGAAATCCTCAGTGCGGCCGGCTACAAAGTGCTGCTGATCGAAGAAGGCCCGCTCAAGACCAGCAGCGACTTCAAGATGCTCGAAGACCAGGCCTACACCAGCCTCTATCAGGAAGGCATCGGGCGCATGAGCAAGGATGGCGCGATCACCATCCTCCAGGGCCGGGCCGTGGGCGGCACCACGCTGATCAACTGGACGTCGAGCTTTCGCACGCCGACCCCGACGCTCGAACACTGGGCCAAGGAGCACGATGTCAAAGGCCACTCCCCCGCCGAAATGGCGCCGTGGTTCGAGAAAATGGAACAACGCCTCGGTGTCGCACCGTGGAGGGTGCCGCCCAACGCCAACAACGATGTGATCCGCAAAGGCTGTGAAAAACTCGGTTACAGCTGGCACGTCATTCCGCGCAACGTGCGTGGCTGCTGGAACCTGGGCTATTGCGGCATGGGCTGCCCGACCAACGCCAAGCAATCGATGCTGGTCACGACCATTCCCGCCACGCTGGAAAAAGGTGGTGAGCTGTTGTACCTGGCCCGCGCGCAACAGCTATCGATCAAGGACGGCAAAGTCACCGGCTTGCAGTGCGTTGCGATGGATGACCGTTGCGTTGCGCCGGCCGGACGCACGATCACGGTCAAGGCGCGGCATTTCGTATTGGCCGGCGGCGGCATCAACAGCCCGGCGCTGCTCCTGCGTTCCGACGCGCCCGATCCCCATAAACGCCTGGGCAAACGGACGTTTTTGCATTTGGTGAACATGTCCGCCGCCTTGTTCGACGAGGTGGTCAACCCGTTCTACGGCGCGCCCCAGTCGATCTATTCCGACCATTTCCAATGGCAGGACGGCACCACCGGCAAGATGTCCTACAAACTTGAAGTCCCGCCGCTGCACCCGGCGCTGGCGACGACCCTGCTTGGTGGTTTCGGCACGGAAAACGCCCAGCACATGGAGCACCTGCCCCATACCCATGCGATGTTGGCGCTGTTGCGCGACGGTTTTCATCCAGAGAGCACCGGCGGTAGCGTCGAGCTGCGCGGCGACAATACGCCGGTGCTCGACTATCAGGTCTCGCCCTATGCCTGGGAGGGCCTGCGCCGAGCCTTTCACAGCATGGCCGAGATCCAGTTTGCCGGCGGCGCCAGTGCGGTCATGCCCATGCACGCCGACGCTCGCTACGTGAAAACCCTGGCTGAAGCACGCACGCTGATCGATGGCTTGAGCCTTGAGCTGTATCGCACACGCCTGGGCAGTGCCCATGTGATGGGCGGTTGCGCGATGGGCGAAGATCCGAAAAACGCCGTGACCGACAGCCTTGGACGTCATCATCAACTGAGCAATCTGTCGATCCATGATGGCTCACTGTTTCCCACCAGCATTGGTGCGAACCCGCAATTGTCGGTCTATGGGCTGACAGCGCAATTGGCCACTTCGCTGGCCGAACGTTTGAAAAACCCATAA
- the coaD gene encoding pantetheine-phosphate adenylyltransferase — protein sequence MNRVLYPGTFDPITKGHGDLVERAARLFDHVIIAVAASPKKNPLFPLEQRVELAREVTKHLPNVEVVGFSTLLAHFAKEKNANVFLRGLRAVSDFEYEFQLANMNRQLAPDVESLFLTPSERYSFISSTLVREIAALGGDITKFVHPAVADALTERFKK from the coding sequence ATGAACCGAGTGTTGTACCCAGGTACCTTCGACCCTATTACCAAGGGCCATGGCGACTTGGTCGAACGCGCCGCGCGCCTGTTCGATCATGTCATCATTGCCGTCGCCGCCAGCCCGAAGAAAAACCCGTTGTTTCCTCTGGAGCAACGTGTGGAGCTGGCCCGCGAGGTCACAAAACACCTGCCGAACGTTGAAGTCGTCGGCTTCTCGACGCTGCTCGCGCACTTCGCCAAAGAGAAGAACGCCAACGTGTTCCTGCGTGGCTTGCGCGCAGTGTCGGACTTTGAATACGAATTCCAGCTGGCCAACATGAACCGCCAGCTGGCGCCGGATGTAGAAAGCCTGTTTCTTACACCGTCCGAGCGTTATTCGTTCATTTCCTCGACGCTGGTCCGTGAAATCGCAGCGCTTGGCGGCGATATCACCAAGTTCGTCCACCCTGCGGTGGCGGATGCCCTCACCGAGCGCTTCAAGAAGTAA
- a CDS encoding YfhL family 4Fe-4S dicluster ferredoxin, with product MSLIITDDCINCDVCEPECPNAAISQGEEIYVIDPNLCTQCVGHYDEPQCQQVCPVDCIPLDEAHPETEEQLMEKYRKITGKA from the coding sequence ATGTCCCTGATCATCACCGACGATTGCATCAACTGCGACGTCTGCGAACCCGAGTGCCCGAACGCCGCTATTTCCCAAGGCGAAGAGATCTACGTGATCGACCCGAACCTGTGCACACAGTGCGTCGGCCACTACGACGAACCTCAGTGCCAGCAAGTGTGCCCGGTGGATTGCATTCCACTGGACGAAGCGCACCCGGAGACAGAAGAGCAACTGATGGAGAAGTACCGGAAAATTACTGGCAAGGCTTGA
- a CDS encoding multidrug transporter, with the protein MSLFRTLAVVLLLSVSTSALASSSGSGDPLYTIHNPPAYAMIGDLLIARPLLVVATVIGAGVFVVSLPFTALGGGVGDAGQALVVDPAKAAFVRCLGCIGEGFEQQE; encoded by the coding sequence ATGAGTCTTTTTCGAACCCTTGCCGTTGTTTTGCTGTTGAGCGTGAGTACCTCCGCGCTGGCGTCCAGCAGTGGCAGTGGCGATCCGCTCTACACCATCCACAATCCTCCGGCGTACGCCATGATCGGTGATTTGCTGATTGCCCGACCTTTGTTGGTCGTCGCGACGGTGATTGGTGCGGGCGTGTTTGTGGTGTCTTTGCCGTTTACCGCGCTGGGTGGCGGGGTGGGCGATGCGGGACAGGCGTTGGTCGTTGATCCGGCGAAAGCCGCATTCGTGCGATGCCTGGGGTGTATCGGGGAGGGGTTTGAGCAGCAGGAATGA
- the mutM gene encoding bifunctional DNA-formamidopyrimidine glycosylase/DNA-(apurinic or apyrimidinic site) lyase, with protein sequence MPELPEVETTRRGIAPYLEGQRVCRVIVRDRRLRWPIPEDLDVRLSGQRIVLVERRAKYLLINAEVGTLISHLGMSGNLRLVEAGLPAAKHEHVDIELESGLALRYTDPRRFGAMLWSLDPLNHELLIRLGPEPLTDLFDGERLFQQSRGRSMAVKPFIMDNAVVVGVGNIYATEALFAAGIDPRREAKSISRARYLKLAIEIKRILAAAIERGGTTLRDFIGGDGQPGYFQQELFVYGRGHEPCKVCGTELRDVKLGQRASVFCPRCQS encoded by the coding sequence ATGCCTGAACTGCCAGAAGTCGAAACCACCCGCCGCGGGATTGCGCCGTACCTGGAAGGCCAGCGGGTCTGCCGGGTGATCGTGCGTGACCGGCGTTTGCGCTGGCCGATTCCCGAAGACCTCGATGTGCGCTTGTCCGGGCAGCGCATCGTGCTGGTGGAACGGCGTGCCAAGTACCTGCTGATCAATGCCGAAGTCGGCACACTGATCAGCCATTTGGGCATGTCGGGGAATTTACGCTTGGTGGAAGCCGGACTGCCGGCGGCCAAGCACGAGCATGTGGATATCGAGCTGGAGTCCGGGCTGGCGCTACGTTACACCGACCCGCGCCGGTTTGGCGCAATGCTCTGGAGCCTCGACCCGCTTAACCACGAATTGTTGATTCGCCTGGGGCCGGAACCGTTGACCGACCTGTTCGACGGCGAACGCCTGTTCCAGCAGTCGCGCGGGCGATCCATGGCGGTCAAGCCGTTCATCATGGATAACGCAGTGGTGGTGGGTGTCGGCAATATCTACGCGACTGAAGCGCTGTTCGCCGCCGGCATCGATCCGCGCCGCGAAGCCAAAAGCATCTCCCGGGCGCGATATTTGAAACTGGCGATCGAGATCAAACGCATCCTCGCCGCGGCCATCGAGCGTGGCGGCACCACCCTGCGCGACTTCATCGGGGGTGACGGTCAGCCGGGTTACTTCCAGCAGGAACTGTTTGTGTACGGTCGAGGCCATGAGCCCTGCAAGGTCTGCGGTACAGAACTGCGGGATGTGAAGCTCGGCCAGCGCGCCAGCGTCTTTTGCCCACGCTGTCAGAGCTGA
- a CDS encoding HDOD domain-containing protein — MPAQPQIMVDLQMEQYMPDPDLEVIAKLISQDPGLSGSLLKIVNSPYYGLSNKITSIQRAVNLLGSRSIINLINAQSIKGEMNDDTIVTLNRFWDTAQDVAMTCLTLAKRIGAQAGDEAYALGLFHDCGVPLMLQRFPEYMTVLEQAYANAGPECRVVDTENRVFNTNHAVVGYYTAKSWRLPDHVTAAIANHHNALAIFSDESSRNAQLKNLLAILKMAEHICASYRVLGNQTEDHEWNSIGHLVLDYVGLSDYDFETLKQTIRDLGTHR, encoded by the coding sequence GTGCCCGCCCAGCCGCAAATCATGGTGGATTTGCAGATGGAGCAGTACATGCCCGACCCGGACCTGGAAGTGATCGCGAAGCTGATCTCCCAGGACCCGGGCCTCTCTGGCTCCTTGTTGAAAATCGTCAACTCGCCGTATTACGGCTTGAGCAACAAGATCACCTCGATCCAGCGTGCGGTGAACCTGCTGGGCAGTCGTTCAATCATCAACCTGATCAACGCGCAGTCGATCAAGGGTGAGATGAATGACGACACCATCGTTACCTTGAACCGTTTCTGGGACACGGCTCAAGACGTGGCGATGACCTGCCTGACGCTGGCCAAGCGGATTGGTGCGCAGGCCGGCGATGAAGCGTATGCCCTGGGGTTGTTCCACGATTGTGGCGTGCCGTTGATGCTTCAGCGTTTCCCTGAGTACATGACCGTGCTCGAACAGGCTTACGCCAATGCCGGCCCCGAGTGCCGAGTGGTGGACACCGAGAACCGGGTGTTCAACACCAACCACGCCGTGGTCGGCTACTACACTGCCAAGTCCTGGCGTCTGCCGGACCATGTGACCGCCGCTATCGCCAATCACCACAACGCGTTGGCGATCTTCAGCGATGAGTCGTCGCGCAATGCCCAGCTCAAGAATCTGCTGGCGATCCTGAAGATGGCCGAGCACATTTGTGCGTCCTACCGGGTGTTGGGCAACCAGACCGAAGACCACGAATGGAACAGCATCGGGCATCTGGTGCTCGACTATGTCGGCCTCTCGGACTACGACTTCGAGACGCTCAAGCAAACGATTCGCGACCTTGGCACTCACCGCTGA